CTCCGCGGCATGGAACGAAAACCGTCCCACGCCCCAACCAACCCCAGGACCAGCAGCAGCCCTTCGGACCAGAACGGCCCTCCCGCCGGATGAAACCAAAATAGCCGGGCGAAGTAGAACGACCACGGATGCGCGTGCGGTGATTCACCTTTGGCCTGTTGAAACCAGAGCGCGTAGGTGCGCAGCGAATCCGCCAGGCCGCCGGCGTGGGAGAAGAAGGACGTAAAAAACACCAGCCAAACCAGCAGCCAGACCCCGACGGCCAGGCTCACATGAGCGAGCGGCAGTGAACATCGCCCCGGCTTGAGCCCCGTGAACCGCAGCCACAGCCAGTTCAGGAACAGCGCTCCCAACGCGGCAGCCACCGCGAACACAAACGTCTCCTTGGTCGCCTGCATCAACCCCAGCCCCAACCCCGTCAGCGCGGCCCAGCTCCAGGAGCGGTCGCGCCACCAACGCCACGCCGCCGCGATCGTCAGCAGCGTGAACAGGACGAGCAGTTCCTCGTGAATCCAGTAACGGCTGTAGAACACGAGCGCAGGGGACAACGCGGTGAAACCCGCCGCGCCCAGCACCGCAGCACGCCCCAATCCGTCCCGCAACAGCGGCAGGAGCACCACCAACGCCACACCCGCCAGCGCCGTGACGAGGCGCAGGCGGGCAGCGGAGTAATGTTGAAAGTCCGGCGCGGCGGTCAGCCAGCCCAAAGCCGCCGTGAAATAAGGCAGCGTGGGACCGTGATATTCCTGCGGATCGTAACGGTATTCGCCGTGTTCCCAGAGCGCGCCGAATTTGAGGGCGTTGACGGCCTCATCGTTGTGCATCGGGCGGAGCCCAAGCTCAGGCAGGCGCAAGGCGGCCGCCAAAGCCACCGTCAGCAGAAATACCAACCACCAAACGCGGGTTTGGCGCTCCGCGCCAGCGCGGCCCGAACCGGCTGGACCCGAAACGCCAAACGCGCCGTTCATTGAGCGGGTTTGCCCCAGACCTCAACTTCCGTGTATTCGTTCAGGGCGCTCTCCGTGCTGCCGCGGCTGTAAAGCCGGACGGCCGCCGCCT
The window above is part of the Verrucomicrobiia bacterium genome. Proteins encoded here:
- a CDS encoding flippase activity-associated protein Agl23, yielding MVFLLTVALAAALRLPELGLRPMHNDEAVNALKFGALWEHGEYRYDPQEYHGPTLPYFTAALGWLTAAPDFQHYSAARLRLVTALAGVALVVLLPLLRDGLGRAAVLGAAGFTALSPALVFYSRYWIHEELLVLFTLLTIAAAWRWWRDRSWSWAALTGLGLGLMQATKETFVFAVAAALGALFLNWLWLRFTGLKPGRCSLPLAHVSLAVGVWLLVWLVFFTSFFSHAGGLADSLRTYALWFQQAKGESPHAHPWSFYFARLFWFHPAGGPFWSEGLLLVLGLVGAWDGFRSMPRSGARPELIRFLAGFTVLLAGSYTVIPYKTPWCALGFLHGLVMLAGAGAAALWQVSRRVGSRVAVALLLGAGATHLGWEAWRASFPMCAERTNPWVYAQTSPDLLELMEQVNAVAALAQGPNTVIGVVAREGDYWPLPWYLRSYQHVGWWAQVPANLAAPVVIASAGLKLPEDVKESHVMAGYFQLRPGVFLELHVEHQLWEKYVAR